From Penicillium psychrofluorescens genome assembly, chromosome: 6, one genomic window encodes:
- a CDS encoding uncharacterized protein (ID:PFLUO_008940-T1.cds;~source:funannotate), which translates to MGREDQAEEREVLDSIFPDEITDVNEHAYRVSISLDPPEFDGEEAERPVIYLEVSYPEDYPDTAPDLNISAPPNAPKNDRLDVQEDRERLLEALQETVEENMGMAMVFTLVSALKESAELLMAERANAVQALQQVAAAKAEEEENRKFQGTPVNRETFLEWLARFKQETDDEEQRKREEKEAEDKKKKASARDEKKLTGRQLWERGLAGKADYDEDDDEETVSAGVDKLQVVS; encoded by the exons ATGGGCCGTGAGgaccaggccgaggagcgcgaggtcCTCGACTCGATCTTCCCCGACGAGATCACAG ATGTGAACGAGCATGCATACAGAGTATCGATCAGCCTCGACCCGCCCGAGttcgatggcgaggaggccGAACGGCCTGTGATATACCTGGAGGTATCCTACCCAGAAGACTACCCGGACACCGCACCAGACCTCAACATCTCCGCGCCACCCAATGCCCCCAAGAACGACCGGCTAGACGTCCAGGAAGACCGCGAGCGGCTCCTAGAGGCATTACAAGAAACCGTTGAAGAGAACATGGGCATGGCGATGGTGTTTACGCTTGTGAGCGCTCTGAAAGAGAGCGCCGAGCTCCTCATGGCCGAACGGGCGAACGCCGTCCAGGCATTGCAGCaggttgctgctgcgaaggcagaagaggaagagaaccGCAAGTTCCAGGGGACGCCGGTGAACCGGGAGACATTTTTGGAGTGGCTTGCACGGTTTAAGCAGGagacggatgatgaggagcagcggaagcgcgaggagaaggaggctgaggataaaaaaaagaaggcgTCGGCgagagacgagaagaagttGACGGGCCGGCAGTTGTGGGAGCGTGGGTTGGCTGGGAAGGCTGATtatgatgaggacgacgacgaggagacgGTGTCGGCTGGTGTTGACAAGCTTCAAGTGGTTTCGTGA
- a CDS encoding uncharacterized protein (ID:PFLUO_008941-T1.cds;~source:funannotate) codes for MACFSSTLQHRGMHKVLVPKRSGVHRFACRALYRALLRQCSPSVGNAPWLGEAKSLMRQKFRQYKSLDSPSQTKNALKTGYSTLDLLHSACKGNKPDEDRVTTILAKHKTFRAEYVARQRELADSRPPKQLGSKQVQKQERIRKQNETTRRHPDAESIFLRPRTVVSGKRRVPVLVSARGVPFLRFKKPQPRNLSGVIRNKLDRRQKWIDRRDRLQVELLFAGDEDAWDDITNMEDSVQWTEELYTAFKDVKEKTKNEDMKNKEMAEKMWQIVLAERELAEKEERERQSET; via the exons ATGGCCTGCTTCTCTTCGACTCTGCAACACCGCGGGATGCATAAGGTGTTGGTCCCGAAGCGGTCGGGGGTTCATCGCTTTGCTT GCCGGGCTCTATATCGAGCACTTTTGCGACAATGCTCGCCCTCCGTCGGCAACGCGCCATGGCTGGGGGAAGCCAAGTCCCTGATGCGGCAGAAGTTCCGGCAATACAAGAGCCTTGATAGTCCTTCCCAGACAAAAAACGCTCTGAAGACAGGCTACTCA ACGCTGGACCTCCTCCACTCCGCATGCAAAGGAAACAAGCCCGACGAAGACCGGGTTACCACTATTCTCGCAAAACATAAGACCTTCCGAGCCGAATACGTcgcgaggcagagagagcTAGCAGACTCACGGCCGCCGAAACAGCTCGGCTCGAAACAGGTCCAGAAGCAAGAGCGGATCCGCAAGCAAAATGAAACCACCCGTCGGCATCCAGATGCCGAATCGATTTTCTTGCGCCCTCGAACGGTCGTGAGCGGGAAGCGCCGAGTCCCCGTTCTCGTCAGTGCACGCGGGGTCCCGTTCCTGCGCTTCAAGAAACCGCAGCCGAGGAATCTTAGCGGGGTGATTCGGAACAAGCTCGACCGGCGTCAGAAGTGGATCGATCGGCGGGACCGATTACAGGTGGAGCTCCTGTTCGCTGGGGATGAAGACGCTTGGGATGATATTACCAATATGGAAGACTCGGTCCAGTGGACTGAGGAGCTTTACACGGCATTTAAGGATGTtaaggagaagaccaagaatGAGGAtatgaagaacaaggagatggcggagaagatgtggcAGATTGTGTTGGCAGAGCGGGAGTTGgcggagaaagaggagagagaacGACAGTCCGAGACGTAG